From the Selenomonas timonae genome, one window contains:
- a CDS encoding DUF2993 domain-containing protein, protein MWKASAVVLAIVVAVAAGIFALPTVVTHMITDALRDRTSAEDVQISITDSPRLVFGEIGALDGVIRQGRIGKVFVRELTVTGTNLRFDMRQLLSEQQLVLTAAESVEMRGIVDADAIRELITNAADKFTDVAVTVHPGSVLTTAKTRAFGQTFEVTIEGGFSIVSGDLYYKARRISARGMGLNVLSLDGLFPDVLVARADTLPFGLAFQTVEEKDGVVILTAGK, encoded by the coding sequence ATGTGGAAAGCATCAGCCGTCGTCCTTGCCATCGTTGTTGCCGTCGCTGCGGGCATCTTTGCGCTTCCCACTGTGGTCACGCATATGATTACGGACGCCTTGCGTGACCGCACGAGCGCGGAGGATGTGCAGATCTCGATCACGGACAGCCCGCGCCTCGTCTTCGGCGAGATCGGTGCACTGGACGGCGTCATCCGACAGGGACGCATCGGGAAGGTGTTCGTGCGCGAGCTGACCGTCACGGGCACGAACCTGCGCTTTGACATGAGGCAGCTCCTCTCCGAGCAGCAGCTTGTCCTCACCGCAGCAGAGAGCGTCGAGATGCGCGGCATCGTCGATGCGGACGCGATTCGCGAGCTCATTACGAATGCAGCGGATAAATTCACCGATGTTGCCGTCACGGTGCATCCGGGAAGCGTCCTCACAACAGCAAAGACGCGCGCGTTCGGACAGACCTTTGAGGTCACGATTGAGGGAGGCTTCTCCATCGTCAGCGGCGACCTCTACTACAAGGCACGCCGTATCTCTGCGCGTGGGATGGGGCTGAATGTGCTGAGTCTCGATGGGCTCTTCCCGGATGTGCTCGTCGCACGAGCTGACACGCTGCCGTTCGGGCTCGCGTTCCAGACCGTCGAGGAGAAGGACGGCGTGGTTATTCTGACGGCGGGGAAATAA
- the prfB gene encoding peptide chain release factor 2 yields the protein MLEDLKPILNDLGEKLDQMRISLEIPAKEEKIAELEYKMSEPSFWDDAAAAQKLNQELAALKGGVDTYEELKAKYEDAETLYEMGIEENDPTMEGDIRAELTLIAEGLETLQLEVLLSGDYDANDAILTLHAGAGGTEAQDWTQMLLRMYGRWAERHGFTVETADLQPGDEAGVKSATLFIKGHNAYGFLKSEKGVHRLVRISPFDSQARRHTSFSACDVMPEIDDAVEVPINMDDVRVDYFRASGAGGQHINKTSSAVRMTHEPTGIVVQCQNERSQLQNKEQCLKMLRAKLFELEQEKKEEEIAKLEGVQQKIEWGSQIRSYVFQPYTMVKDVRTNAETGNVQAVMDGEIDPFIRAYLNAKANHEF from the coding sequence ATGCTGGAAGATCTGAAACCGATACTGAATGATCTGGGCGAAAAGCTCGATCAGATGCGCATCTCTCTGGAGATCCCCGCGAAGGAGGAGAAGATCGCCGAGCTCGAGTACAAGATGAGCGAGCCGTCCTTCTGGGACGATGCGGCGGCGGCGCAAAAGCTGAACCAGGAGCTCGCCGCGCTCAAGGGCGGCGTCGATACCTACGAGGAGCTCAAGGCAAAATACGAGGATGCCGAGACGCTCTACGAGATGGGCATCGAGGAGAACGATCCTACGATGGAGGGTGACATTCGCGCGGAGCTGACCCTCATTGCCGAGGGGCTTGAGACACTCCAGCTTGAGGTGCTGCTCTCGGGCGACTACGACGCAAACGACGCCATCCTCACGCTCCATGCGGGCGCGGGCGGCACGGAGGCACAGGACTGGACGCAGATGCTCCTTAGGATGTACGGGCGCTGGGCAGAGCGGCACGGCTTTACCGTCGAGACCGCCGACCTGCAGCCGGGCGATGAGGCGGGCGTGAAGTCTGCAACCCTCTTTATCAAGGGACACAATGCCTACGGCTTTTTGAAATCCGAGAAGGGCGTGCATCGCCTCGTGCGCATCTCTCCGTTTGACTCGCAGGCGCGGCGCCACACCTCGTTCTCTGCGTGCGATGTGATGCCCGAGATTGACGATGCTGTGGAAGTCCCGATCAATATGGACGATGTGCGCGTCGACTATTTCCGTGCGAGCGGCGCGGGCGGACAGCACATCAACAAGACCTCGTCTGCCGTTCGCATGACGCACGAGCCGACGGGCATCGTCGTGCAGTGTCAGAACGAGCGCTCGCAGCTGCAGAACAAGGAGCAGTGCCTCAAAATGCTCCGTGCAAAGCTCTTTGAGCTCGAGCAGGAGAAGAAGGAAGAGGAGATTGCCAAACTCGAGGGCGTACAGCAGAAGATCGAGTGGGGCAGCCAGATCCGCTCCTATGTATTCCAGCCATATACGATGGTGAAGGACGTGCGTACGAACGCCGAGACGGGCAATGTGCAGGCGGTCATGGACGGGGAGATCGATCCCTTTATCCGTGCGTATCTAAACGCAAAGGCGAATCACGAATTCTAA